Proteins encoded in a region of the Flavobacterium sp. PMTSA4 genome:
- a CDS encoding glycine zipper family protein: MKTIYAIMLTFLVLSCKNTNDKALVVDEKQEIIDSMNLQIEKQRIIDSMRIVEMNNAKKREVVVVEKNTTQPRKKWSGAAKGAVIGAGVGAVTGAIVSDKKAEGAIIGGLAGAGVGAGTGAIIDDKKK, encoded by the coding sequence ATGAAAACGATTTATGCAATAATGTTGACTTTTTTAGTTTTATCGTGTAAAAACACAAATGATAAAGCTTTGGTTGTTGATGAGAAACAAGAAATTATTGATTCTATGAATCTTCAAATAGAAAAACAAAGAATTATTGATTCTATGAGAATTGTAGAAATGAATAACGCAAAAAAGAGAGAAGTTGTAGTTGTTGAAAAAAACACAACACAACCAAGAAAAAAATGGAGTGGTGCTGCAAAAGGAGCAGTAATTGGCGCTGGAGTTGGCGCTGTTACTGGTGCAATTGTAAGCGATAAAAAAGCTGAAGGTGCAATTATTGGTGGTTTGGCTGGTGCTGGAGTTGGTGCTGGAACAGGAGCAATTATTGACGACAAAAAGAAATAA
- a CDS encoding penicillin acylase family protein has translation MKIIKKISLILLLLLVLLALAVFGFLQFKKPNYDGDVQLSQLKNTTTTYFDDYGIPHIYANDEVDAQRVLGYVHAQERLWQMELMRRIAPGKLSEIFGSVMLKNDMFFATSGIQENSELAVANLDKNSQSYKLTLSYLDGINQYIEEGKMPIEFSLLGITPEKFTVKDVYNIFGFMSFSFAMAQKTDPLLTDIRDNLGMEYLKDFGIHGEFGTRQLKSFKGKSSEFAEISKSITALLENSPVPTFVGSNSWVIGANKTKNGKVIFANDPHIMFSQPGTWFEAHIITPKHEMYGYYLAGTPFPLLGHNRDYAYGLTMFENDDLDLFEETENRQNSNQYLTSQGYQNYTLRQNTIKIKDSADVILKTKSSIHGPIISEVLTGVNKSKPISMSWIYTQEKNQILDAVYGLCHAKDLNDFYEKIELIHAPGLNIMYGDVKNNIAWITSGKLYKLDSSVNPNFILNGSNGIDDRKEFLPFSKNPLAINPPWNYVYSSNNQPEAIDGYLYPGYYLPKDRATRIDTLLKVKNDWTRMDVEKMILDNTSSTAAQIVNSWILSLDKNQLNETEKNAISQLKIWNGSSNLNDIATTIYNKWIYFYLKNTFRDELGEEKFKLLLATHKIKEIFGEQSRNDSSIWWDNIETKTKKETRSDILTQSFKETIKNLEANLGSDVQLWTWNKAHSLEFQHPIGQVKLLKGFFNVGPYEVPGANEMINNLMYFYSDEKINQVKAGPSTRRIIDFSDIENSVSILPTGNSGNPMSKHYKDQAEMYVKGHFRKMLLNKKEIEKVSTKIVFSPKK, from the coding sequence ATGAAAATCATCAAAAAAATATCTCTAATACTATTGTTGTTGTTAGTATTATTAGCATTAGCTGTTTTTGGTTTTTTACAATTTAAAAAACCCAATTATGATGGTGACGTTCAACTTTCACAATTAAAAAACACTACGACAACCTATTTTGATGATTACGGAATTCCACATATTTATGCCAATGATGAAGTTGATGCTCAAAGAGTTTTAGGATATGTTCATGCTCAGGAACGATTATGGCAAATGGAATTAATGCGACGAATTGCTCCAGGAAAATTATCTGAAATATTTGGAAGTGTAATGCTTAAAAATGATATGTTTTTTGCAACATCTGGAATTCAAGAAAACTCCGAGCTAGCAGTTGCTAATTTGGATAAAAATTCTCAATCTTATAAATTAACACTATCTTATTTGGATGGTATAAATCAATATATTGAAGAAGGAAAAATGCCAATTGAGTTTTCCTTGCTTGGTATAACTCCAGAAAAATTTACAGTTAAAGATGTATATAATATTTTCGGATTTATGTCATTTAGTTTTGCCATGGCACAAAAAACGGATCCGTTATTAACTGATATTCGTGATAATCTTGGAATGGAATATCTAAAAGATTTTGGAATTCATGGCGAATTTGGAACCAGACAACTAAAAAGTTTTAAAGGAAAAAGTTCTGAGTTTGCTGAGATATCAAAATCTATAACTGCTTTATTGGAAAATTCCCCAGTTCCAACATTTGTTGGTAGTAATAGTTGGGTTATTGGTGCCAATAAAACCAAAAATGGAAAAGTAATTTTTGCTAACGATCCGCATATTATGTTTTCGCAACCCGGAACTTGGTTTGAAGCACATATTATTACACCAAAACATGAAATGTATGGTTATTATTTGGCTGGAACACCATTTCCGCTTTTAGGTCATAATCGTGACTATGCTTATGGTTTAACAATGTTTGAAAACGATGATTTGGATTTATTTGAAGAAACTGAAAATCGACAAAATTCGAATCAGTATTTAACATCTCAGGGTTACCAAAACTATACATTAAGGCAAAATACTATCAAGATTAAAGATAGTGCAGACGTAATTTTAAAAACAAAATCATCGATTCACGGACCGATTATTTCAGAAGTATTGACTGGTGTAAACAAATCGAAACCAATTTCAATGTCATGGATTTATACTCAAGAGAAAAATCAAATTCTTGACGCAGTTTACGGATTATGTCATGCCAAAGATTTGAATGATTTCTATGAAAAAATTGAATTAATTCATGCTCCAGGATTGAACATAATGTATGGTGATGTAAAAAACAATATCGCTTGGATTACTTCGGGAAAATTATACAAATTAGATTCTTCTGTAAATCCAAATTTTATTTTGAATGGAAGTAATGGCATAGATGACAGAAAAGAATTTTTACCTTTTTCTAAAAATCCTTTGGCAATAAATCCGCCATGGAATTATGTATATTCTTCCAATAACCAACCCGAAGCAATTGATGGTTATTTATATCCGGGTTATTATTTGCCAAAAGATAGAGCAACACGAATTGATACTTTATTAAAAGTAAAAAACGATTGGACAAGAATGGATGTTGAAAAAATGATTTTAGATAATACATCGTCAACGGCTGCACAAATTGTAAACAGTTGGATTCTATCTTTGGATAAAAATCAATTGAATGAAACAGAGAAAAATGCCATTTCACAATTAAAAATTTGGAATGGAAGTAGTAATTTGAATGATATTGCTACAACAATTTACAATAAATGGATTTATTTTTATTTGAAAAATACTTTTCGTGATGAATTAGGAGAAGAAAAATTCAAATTATTACTAGCAACACACAAGATCAAGGAAATATTTGGTGAACAAAGTAGAAATGATAGTTCAATTTGGTGGGATAACATTGAAACCAAAACCAAAAAAGAAACTCGGTCAGATATTTTAACGCAATCTTTTAAAGAAACTATCAAAAATTTAGAAGCTAATTTGGGTAGTGATGTTCAATTATGGACATGGAATAAAGCACATTCGTTAGAGTTTCAACATCCAATAGGTCAAGTAAAATTGCTGAAAGGATTTTTTAATGTTGGTCCATATGAAGTTCCTGGAGCCAACGAAATGATTAATAATTTGATGTATTTTTATAGTGATGAAAAAATAAATCAAGTAAAAGCTGGTCCATCAACTCGACGAATTATAGACTTTTCGGATATCGAAAACAGCGTTAGTATTTTACCAACCGGAAATTCAGGAAATCCAATGAGTAAGCATTATAAAGACCAAGCAGAAATGTATGTGAAAGGACATTTTCGAAAAATGCTTTTGAATAAAAAAGAAATAGAAAAAGTATCAACTAAAATTGTTTTTAGCCCAAAAAAGTAA
- a CDS encoding FAD-dependent oxidoreductase, translating to MQTPQKIAVVGSGLVGTLLAIYLKKKGHTVHVFDRSPDIRTVEFSGRSINLVMSNRGWKTLRDIGLEDEIKKIGIPVDKRGIHLQDGTYTTQHYGKEGEAIYSLSRGILNRRMIDLAEEAGVEFFFNHKIWDVTLSTATLHIGESERGEWTDLQYDKVFGADGAFSRIRHRMQRQSMFDYSQEFMKIGYKELHIPANPDGTHKIDKNSLHIWPRGNFMLMALSNLDGSFTCTLFMPFEGENSFEQLKDEKALVEFFANYFPDTKEVIPDLVEDFFKNPKSYLVMMKCFPWTHNDKVALIGDSAHAIVPFYGHGMNAGFEDITILNEMIEKFGDDWEKIFREYEISRKPNADAIAELSFRNFMEMSSRTADQKFLLQKKIEKWFSDKHPGKWKPLYSRVTFSNQPYSEALAIGEFQNNIMEKVMQMPNIEEKWNSQEVEQKIIDLLKK from the coding sequence ATGCAAACTCCACAAAAAATTGCAGTAGTAGGTTCGGGATTAGTCGGAACTTTACTCGCAATATATCTCAAGAAAAAAGGTCATACAGTTCACGTTTTTGACAGAAGTCCTGATATTAGAACGGTTGAATTTTCAGGACGTTCTATAAATTTAGTAATGTCAAATCGTGGTTGGAAAACATTACGAGATATTGGTCTTGAAGATGAAATCAAGAAAATTGGAATTCCAGTTGATAAACGTGGTATTCATTTGCAAGATGGAACTTATACCACACAACATTATGGCAAAGAAGGCGAAGCAATTTATTCTCTTTCACGAGGAATTTTAAATCGTAGAATGATTGATTTAGCCGAAGAAGCTGGAGTTGAATTTTTCTTTAATCATAAAATTTGGGATGTTACTTTATCTACAGCAACATTGCATATAGGTGAAAGTGAACGCGGTGAATGGACCGATTTACAATACGATAAAGTTTTTGGTGCTGATGGTGCATTTTCAAGAATTCGTCACAGAATGCAGCGTCAATCGATGTTTGATTACTCCCAAGAGTTTATGAAAATTGGTTATAAAGAATTGCATATTCCTGCCAATCCAGATGGAACTCATAAAATAGATAAAAATTCATTGCACATTTGGCCAAGAGGTAATTTCATGTTAATGGCTTTGTCTAATCTTGACGGTAGTTTTACTTGTACATTGTTTATGCCATTTGAAGGTGAAAATTCTTTTGAGCAACTAAAAGATGAAAAAGCATTGGTTGAGTTTTTTGCGAATTATTTTCCAGATACAAAAGAGGTAATTCCTGATTTAGTGGAAGATTTTTTCAAAAATCCGAAAAGTTATTTGGTGATGATGAAATGTTTTCCTTGGACACACAATGATAAAGTAGCTTTGATTGGCGATTCGGCTCATGCCATTGTTCCATTTTATGGTCATGGAATGAATGCAGGTTTTGAAGACATTACTATTTTGAATGAAATGATAGAGAAATTTGGTGATGATTGGGAGAAAATTTTCAGAGAATATGAAATTTCAAGAAAACCAAACGCAGATGCTATTGCTGAACTTTCTTTTAGAAATTTTATGGAAATGAGTTCAAGAACTGCCGATCAAAAGTTTTTATTACAAAAGAAAATAGAAAAATGGTTTTCAGATAAACATCCAGGCAAGTGGAAACCATTATACAGTAGAGTAACTTTTAGTAATCAACCCTATTCTGAAGCCTTGGCAATAGGAGAATTCCAAAACAATATTATGGAAAAAGTGATGCAAATGCCTAATATTGAAGAAAAGTGGAATAGTCAAGAAGTTGAACAAAAGATTATTGATTTACTAAAAAAATAA
- a CDS encoding cupin domain-containing protein, with translation MKKYFIQKSPFVVPTTDGKLIEEHHGKVATNNSAISIAHMIAPPKWSEPYQTPEFDEYTYIISGKKQFIIDGETVILEAGQSIKIEKNTRVQYSNPFDEPCEYIAICNPAFDFEKVNRE, from the coding sequence ATGAAAAAATATTTTATTCAAAAATCACCCTTTGTTGTTCCTACTACTGATGGAAAATTGATTGAAGAACATCACGGGAAAGTTGCAACAAATAATTCTGCGATTTCAATTGCTCACATGATTGCTCCACCAAAATGGAGCGAACCTTATCAAACTCCGGAGTTTGATGAGTACACTTATATCATTTCTGGGAAAAAGCAATTTATTATCGATGGAGAGACTGTAATTTTAGAAGCTGGACAATCCATAAAAATTGAAAAAAACACACGAGTTCAGTATTCAAATCCTTTTGATGAACCTTGTGAATATATAGCTATTTGCAATCCTGCATTTGATTTTGAAAAAGTAAACAGAGAATAA
- a CDS encoding DMT family protein, whose product MKSYLTIGLLILSNIFMTLAWYGHLKFKELKWFENAGLITIVLVSWGLAFFEYCFQVPANKIGYEGNNGPFSLLQLKVIQEVVTLVVFVGFSMLFFKNETFKWNHFVGFCFLILAVYFIFKK is encoded by the coding sequence ATGAAATCGTATTTAACCATTGGGTTATTGATTCTTTCTAACATTTTCATGACTTTAGCGTGGTATGGTCATTTAAAATTTAAAGAATTAAAATGGTTTGAAAATGCTGGATTAATAACAATTGTTTTAGTCAGTTGGGGTTTGGCTTTTTTTGAATATTGTTTTCAAGTTCCAGCTAACAAAATTGGTTATGAAGGAAATAATGGACCATTTTCTTTATTGCAATTGAAAGTAATTCAAGAAGTAGTTACTCTGGTTGTTTTCGTTGGATTTTCTATGCTTTTCTTCAAAAATGAAACTTTTAAATGGAATCATTTCGTTGGTTTTTGCTTTTTGATATTAGCAGTATATTTTATTTTTAAAAAATAA
- a CDS encoding helicase HerA-like domain-containing protein codes for MTKETEFSEYINTGYNTKGQNIILGGAILDGNPLADTFIKIPLKTLNRHGLIAGATGTGKTKTIQVFSEQLSNNGIPVLMMDIKGDFSGIAAEGEEKSFITERHAKINLPYNIQKFPVELMTLSSQDGVRLRATVSEFGPVLFSRILDLNDTQSGVVSIIFKYCDDKQMPLLDLKDIKKVINYITEEGKSEIEEHYGKISTSTTGIILRKIIELEQQGGDIFFGEKSFEIDDLMRINENGKGYVNIIRLTDIQDKPKLFSTFMLQLLAEIYQQMPEKGDAEQPELVIFIDEAHLIFNEASKTLLDQIETIVKLIRSKGIGVYFVTQNPMDVPASVLAQLGLKIQHALRAFTAKDRQAIKQTAENYPTSKYYKTDEVLTSLGIGEAFVTALNEKGIPTPLVATMLRAPMSRMDVLNEDEIKAINAKSKLVKKYNEEIDRESAYEILTKKIDEANKKAAEEEAKEETKTTSKRKANEPSTAEVIGKSVTKVVTSATFIRGVFGILSKMFKK; via the coding sequence ATGACAAAAGAGACCGAATTTTCAGAATATATTAACACTGGCTACAACACCAAAGGTCAAAATATTATTCTTGGAGGCGCAATTTTAGACGGAAATCCATTAGCAGATACTTTTATAAAAATACCACTAAAAACCCTTAATCGTCATGGCTTAATAGCTGGAGCAACCGGAACTGGAAAAACAAAAACTATTCAAGTTTTTTCTGAACAGCTTTCAAACAATGGCATTCCGGTGTTGATGATGGATATAAAAGGTGATTTTTCGGGAATTGCTGCTGAAGGTGAAGAAAAATCATTTATAACTGAAAGACATGCTAAAATTAATTTACCCTATAATATTCAAAAGTTTCCAGTTGAATTAATGACTCTTTCATCTCAAGATGGTGTTCGTTTAAGAGCTACTGTATCTGAATTTGGACCAGTTCTGTTTTCTCGAATTCTTGATTTAAATGACACTCAATCTGGAGTTGTTTCTATCATATTTAAATATTGTGACGACAAACAAATGCCACTTTTGGATTTAAAAGACATCAAAAAAGTCATCAACTATATAACTGAAGAAGGAAAATCGGAAATTGAAGAACATTACGGCAAAATTTCAACCTCAACAACTGGCATTATATTAAGGAAGATAATTGAGTTAGAACAACAAGGTGGTGATATTTTCTTTGGTGAAAAATCATTTGAAATTGATGATTTGATGCGAATTAATGAAAATGGGAAAGGATATGTAAATATTATTAGATTAACTGATATTCAAGACAAACCAAAGTTGTTTTCTACCTTTATGTTGCAATTACTTGCCGAGATTTATCAGCAAATGCCCGAAAAAGGTGATGCAGAACAACCAGAATTGGTAATTTTTATTGATGAAGCACATCTTATCTTTAATGAAGCTAGCAAAACATTGCTTGATCAAATTGAAACCATTGTAAAATTGATCCGTTCCAAAGGAATTGGTGTTTATTTTGTTACTCAAAACCCCATGGATGTTCCTGCAAGTGTTTTGGCGCAACTTGGTTTAAAAATTCAACATGCTTTACGTGCTTTTACTGCAAAAGATAGACAAGCAATCAAGCAAACTGCCGAAAATTATCCAACTTCTAAATATTACAAAACTGATGAAGTTTTAACATCACTTGGTATTGGAGAAGCTTTTGTAACTGCTTTAAACGAAAAAGGAATTCCAACACCTTTAGTTGCTACTATGCTTCGCGCACCAATGAGTAGAATGGATGTTTTAAATGAAGATGAAATTAAAGCTATAAATGCTAAATCGAAATTAGTTAAGAAATATAACGAAGAAATTGACCGTGAAAGTGCTTATGAAATTTTGACTAAAAAAATTGATGAAGCTAACAAAAAAGCAGCTGAAGAAGAAGCAAAAGAAGAAACTAAAACAACTTCTAAAAGAAAAGCAAACGAACCAAGTACTGCAGAAGTAATTGGAAAATCTGTTACTAAAGTTGTTACTAGCGCAACATTTATAAGAGGTGTTTTTGGAATTTTATCAAAAATGTTCAAAAAATAA
- a CDS encoding MotA/TolQ/ExbB proton channel family protein, with protein sequence MANVKKESSSKGGNIFSGLVIVGCILVGILVWKFIMGDGSNFEGGVNTGHPLPGNYLAMVYKGGAVVPVLMGLFLMVIVFSFERFFVISKAGGKGNLDAFMTSVQGSIKQGNIDDAISACDKQQGSVANAIKAALIKYQDVKKEGFNSEEAAETIHKEIEEATALEMPMLEKNMTILSTLVSLGTLAGLLGTVTGMIKAFGALATAGTPDQAALANGISEALINTATGISTSALAIVTYNFFTSKIDTLTYSIDEAAVTIVNTYRKFRGSLKS encoded by the coding sequence ATGGCAAACGTAAAAAAAGAGAGCAGTTCTAAAGGAGGAAATATTTTCTCAGGACTTGTAATTGTGGGTTGTATTCTTGTTGGAATCCTTGTATGGAAATTCATTATGGGTGATGGTTCTAACTTTGAAGGTGGAGTTAATACTGGACATCCACTTCCTGGAAATTACTTAGCAATGGTTTACAAAGGTGGAGCTGTTGTGCCAGTATTAATGGGGTTATTCTTAATGGTAATTGTGTTTTCTTTTGAGCGTTTCTTTGTTATCAGCAAAGCAGGAGGAAAAGGAAATTTAGATGCTTTCATGACAAGTGTACAAGGAAGTATTAAACAAGGAAATATTGATGATGCAATTTCAGCTTGTGACAAACAACAAGGTTCTGTAGCAAATGCTATTAAAGCTGCTTTGATTAAATATCAAGATGTTAAAAAAGAAGGTTTCAACAGTGAAGAAGCAGCTGAAACAATTCATAAAGAAATTGAAGAGGCAACTGCTTTAGAGATGCCAATGTTAGAGAAAAACATGACTATCCTTTCTACATTAGTATCTTTAGGAACATTAGCTGGATTATTAGGAACGGTAACGGGTATGATTAAAGCGTTCGGTGCATTAGCAACAGCAGGTACACCTGACCAAGCTGCATTAGCAAATGGTATTTCTGAAGCACTTATTAATACTGCAACTGGAATTTCTACTTCAGCTTTAGCAATTGTAACTTATAACTTCTTTACATCTAAAATTGATACTTTGACTTACTCAATTGATGAAGCAGCTGTTACAATTGTTAACACATACAGAAAATTCAGAGGAAGTTTAAAATCATAA
- a CDS encoding ExbD/TolR family protein — protein sequence MSKVKMSKKSTSIDMTAMCDVAFLLLTFFILTATAKTPEPLPVETPNSTVQTKLPETGLVTITIGKNEGQSQVFIGFKDRDVRAGALDYMAEKYGVTFTDAQKAQFELVEEFGVPIQELGGLLDMKAADRAKKGVQSGIPLDSIGENKQQLQDWIQYARKANIDRGADKELDFAIKGDAKEEYPQIKQVMDILQDQKINSFNLVTGLRGKDY from the coding sequence ATGAGTAAAGTAAAAATGTCCAAAAAGTCAACATCTATTGACATGACTGCAATGTGTGATGTGGCTTTCCTTTTACTTACATTCTTTATCTTAACGGCTACGGCAAAAACTCCTGAACCGTTACCAGTTGAAACTCCAAATTCTACAGTGCAAACAAAGCTGCCAGAAACTGGATTGGTAACAATAACTATAGGAAAAAATGAAGGTCAAAGCCAAGTTTTTATTGGGTTTAAAGATAGAGATGTTAGAGCTGGTGCTTTAGACTATATGGCTGAAAAATATGGTGTGACATTTACAGATGCACAAAAAGCACAGTTTGAATTAGTAGAAGAATTTGGTGTTCCAATTCAAGAATTAGGTGGTTTGTTGGATATGAAAGCTGCTGACAGAGCAAAAAAAGGTGTTCAGTCAGGCATTCCTTTAGATTCAATAGGAGAAAATAAACAACAACTGCAAGATTGGATTCAATACGCTAGAAAAGCAAACATTGATCGAGGTGCTGATAAAGAACTTGATTTTGCTATCAAAGGCGATGCTAAAGAAGAATATCCACAAATTAAACAAGTAATGGATATTTTACAAGACCAAAAAATCAATAGCTTTAATTTAGTTACTGGTTTAAGAGGAAAAGATTATTAA
- a CDS encoding ExbD/TolR family protein produces MAELNTGDGGGKKGGGKVRSKKSNAKVDLTAMVDLAFLLITFFMLTTSLSKPQSMDLGLPDKEDDPTKDKEIKTDQRRTLTIILGKDNKIKWFHGLLETPEPKGAPTNDVYGKNGIRKKILELVKSVPQLTGDPKKGLIVIIKPTKKSTYRNLVDILDEMAIADVPTYAIVNDITPEEMKLVDEMNK; encoded by the coding sequence ATGGCTGAATTAAATACCGGCGATGGCGGTGGCAAAAAAGGCGGCGGAAAAGTAAGAAGTAAAAAATCCAATGCAAAAGTGGATTTGACCGCGATGGTGGATTTGGCATTCTTATTGATTACTTTCTTTATGTTGACTACTTCATTATCTAAGCCTCAATCTATGGATTTGGGTTTACCAGATAAAGAAGATGACCCAACTAAAGACAAAGAAATAAAAACAGACCAAAGAAGAACATTGACCATTATTTTAGGAAAAGATAATAAAATAAAATGGTTTCATGGTTTGTTAGAAACTCCAGAGCCAAAAGGTGCTCCAACAAATGATGTATATGGAAAGAATGGTATTAGAAAGAAAATTCTAGAACTAGTTAAATCTGTGCCTCAGTTGACTGGAGATCCAAAAAAAGGATTAATTGTTATTATTAAACCTACTAAGAAATCAACATATAGAAACTTAGTTGATATTTTAGATGAAATGGCAATTGCTGATGTGCCAACATATGCAATTGTTAACGATATTACCCCAGAAGAAATGAAGCTGGTGGATGAAATGAATAAGTAG
- a CDS encoding energy transducer TonB: MKLDLFKKKWIDIVFEGRNKAYGAYELRQENPKTTVRAFIIGAFIFGLAVGAPLIASLIPDSEEKDTSLDKKIVTIKLPPKKEQPKNLPPPPPPPPKVDQVKFVKPVVAKTEEIVEEPPKIVEIKEKKLGAETIKGDPDAPLTIEPVGNGPSKVVEEDNSIYNTAGIQVQPEFPGGMDKFYKFIGKNYTPPDEEGLKGKVFVTFVVEKDGSLTDIKVLRDIGYGTGKEAIRVLKACPKWNPGEQNGKKVRVQYSLPITIQSAY; this comes from the coding sequence ATGAAATTAGACTTATTTAAGAAAAAATGGATCGATATCGTTTTTGAAGGACGAAATAAAGCCTATGGTGCTTATGAACTTCGTCAAGAAAATCCAAAAACAACGGTACGTGCATTTATAATAGGAGCATTTATTTTTGGATTGGCTGTAGGCGCACCGCTTATTGCTAGTTTAATTCCTGATAGTGAAGAAAAAGACACTTCACTAGATAAGAAAATAGTAACAATTAAGTTGCCGCCAAAAAAGGAGCAACCTAAAAATCTTCCACCACCGCCACCGCCACCGCCAAAAGTGGATCAGGTAAAGTTTGTAAAACCGGTTGTGGCAAAAACAGAAGAAATTGTAGAAGAACCACCTAAAATTGTAGAAATTAAAGAAAAAAAATTAGGTGCAGAAACCATTAAAGGTGATCCAGATGCTCCACTTACAATCGAACCTGTTGGAAATGGACCAAGTAAAGTAGTTGAAGAAGACAACAGTATTTATAATACAGCTGGTATTCAAGTACAACCTGAATTTCCTGGAGGAATGGATAAGTTTTACAAGTTTATTGGTAAAAATTATACTCCACCAGATGAAGAAGGTTTAAAAGGAAAAGTATTTGTAACTTTTGTTGTTGAGAAAGATGGTTCGTTAACAGATATTAAAGTATTAAGAGATATAGGTTATGGAACTGGAAAAGAAGCTATCAGAGTTTTAAAAGCTTGTCCAAAATGGAATCCAGGTGAGCAAAATGGAAAAAAAGTAAGAGTTCAATATTCATTGCCTATTACAATTCAGTCAGCTTACTAA
- a CDS encoding PstS family phosphate ABC transporter substrate-binding protein has translation MNKKYVVLTVFLLALLIFIACKKSNNDEETIIKGKATLYVDESIFPIVEDQQAVFETQYDAKLTLKAKSETEIINSLLNDSVKIAVIPRKLSAQELKVFSSKKIFPKETIFASDAVVFIANKAINDSLISLLDIIKFMKGENVNGIKGLVFDNPNSSTVRLLSERAGIKVTPQKNIFSFATNLEVVKYVSENQGLIGVVGVDWLYQPPLDMQSFIDKTRIMSVKADEKFGFVYPSQENIGNGKYPLARDLYIINCQGYSGLGMGFASFLGGERGQRIILKSGLVPVRYPSRNIVVRNKILNDNN, from the coding sequence ATGAATAAGAAATATGTTGTTCTTACAGTTTTTTTACTTGCATTACTAATTTTTATTGCTTGTAAAAAAAGTAATAATGATGAAGAAACTATTATAAAAGGAAAAGCAACTTTATATGTTGATGAATCTATTTTTCCAATTGTAGAAGATCAACAAGCAGTTTTTGAAACGCAATATGACGCAAAATTAACTTTAAAAGCAAAATCAGAAACAGAGATTATCAATTCATTGTTGAATGATTCTGTAAAGATTGCTGTCATACCAAGAAAACTCTCTGCTCAAGAGTTAAAAGTATTTTCTTCAAAAAAAATATTTCCAAAAGAAACGATATTTGCTAGCGATGCAGTTGTTTTTATTGCAAATAAGGCTATTAATGATAGTTTGATTAGTTTATTAGACATTATAAAATTCATGAAAGGCGAAAATGTAAATGGAATTAAAGGATTAGTTTTTGACAATCCTAATTCAAGCACTGTTAGATTACTTTCAGAAAGAGCAGGAATTAAAGTTACACCTCAAAAAAATATATTTTCATTTGCTACTAATTTAGAAGTAGTTAAATATGTTTCGGAAAATCAAGGGTTGATTGGAGTTGTTGGTGTTGATTGGTTGTATCAACCGCCATTGGATATGCAATCTTTTATTGATAAGACACGAATAATGAGTGTTAAAGCTGATGAAAAGTTTGGATTTGTATATCCAAGTCAAGAGAATATAGGAAATGGTAAATATCCTTTGGCACGTGATTTGTATATTATCAATTGTCAAGGTTATTCTGGTTTAGGAATGGGATTTGCATCTTTTCTTGGCGGAGAACGTGGACAAAGAATAATATTAAAATCTGGATTAGTACCTGTTAGGTATCCAAGTAGGAATATAGTTGTTCGAAATAAAATACTAAATGATAATAATTAA